The stretch of DNA GTGCTTGAGCATCCCCGTCAGGGCTGAGCCGTGCCGGTGTCCCGGTGCAGATGCCGTGGAGCTGAGGCTGGCGGGCGGCGGCAGTCCCTGCGCCGGGAGGGTGGAAGTGAAGCTGCGGGGACGCTGGGGCTCGGTGGCAGATGACCGCTGGGACATGGAGGACGCCGAGGTGGTGTGCCAGCATCTGGGCTGTGGCTCGGCTGCCGGTGCCTACTCTGCCTTCGAGATCTTTGGTGCAGGGGATGGGCCCCTCAGTCTGGCCAGGGTGGACTGCAAAGGAAATGAGTCCACTCTCTGGGACTGCGAGATCCGTGGCTGGGGACCTTATAACTACAGCCATGAACGGGACACTGCTGTTACTTGCCAAGGTAGGAGCCGGACTGGGGAGGATGTGGCACTTCATGCACGTCCCCGGACACTGATCCTGCACTGCTCGCGCAGGATTTTCCCGGCTGGTCGGAGGTGATGGAGCGTGTGCCGGGCGGCTGGAGGTACGGCAGGGCCGGGCCTGGGTGGGTGTCTGCGAGGATCAGGTGGACATGAAGGTGGCCCAGGTGGTTTGccgggagctgggctgtggagcGGCGCTCTCCATCCCCGGCAGCGAGCGATTTGGGGCAGGATCGGGGCCGCTCTGGGGCGGGGGCTTCCAGTGCAATGGCACCGAGCCCCTCCTCAGCGCCTGTGCCCGGCATCGgccccacagccagggctgcagcaccgGCCCTGCCAGCGTCATCTGCTCCCGTAAGTGCCGGGGACACCGGGGGCTGTTGGGCTCCCTGCGCCATCGCCCCCCTCAACGCCCTTTCTGCCACAGCCTACACGGGCTTCCGGCTGGGCAACAGCAGCTCGGGATGCACCGGGCGGGTGGAGGTGGCAGTGAGGGGGACGTGGGGCTCCGTGTGCGCCAGCGAGTGGGAGCTGGCCGATGCGCACGTCCTGTGCCGCCACCTGGGCTGCGGCCGCGCCTTCACCGTGCCCCCGGGAGGCTCCTTTGGCAGCGGGGACGGGCCACTGCGGCCGGACGCCTTCGGCTGCAGCGGGAGCGAGCGGCACCCGGGCGAGTGCCCCGTGGCCGTGCTGGGGAAGCCCCGCTGTGCCCCCGGAAACGCCGCTGCCGTCAACTGCTCAGGTGTGTACGGCACCTGCGGGAGGTGCTTTACGGGCTGTTGGGACTCCCCAGGAATTGGGAGCAGAGGATGCAGGGATGTTTTGGAGTGAAGCATGGTCTGAGCCAGGTGCCACAGCCCCATGCTTCTGCTGGTGATTTTGCAGGTGTTGGTGGCTTCGTCGAGTCCCTGCGGCTGGTGGAGGGTCAGAGCTTTTGCGATGGGCGGCTGGAGGAGACCATAACCAGCCCGGCATGGCGCCGTGTGCCTGTGGAGCAGTGGAAGTCATGGGATGTCCACATGGTTTGcgcagtgctgggctgtggtgtTCCCAAGGACGTTAACACCTCCTTGGGTACGGCCACTGTCgtgagcagcagccccagcgaGATGGACATCATGACTGAAGAGACGGACATTTTGGACGTGGGTTCTGCGCTAGCAGCAGCCGTGAGAAGATGGATGATGTAGTGGAGAACATGGACGATGTCTCAGGGATGGGCCCTGCACCAACCAGCAGCCCTGAGGGGATGGTCATCGTCTGCTCGGGTGGGTGTCCCgagaagggctggaggtggcgGTGGCCCAGGCAGCCACCCCAACCCGGTGCTTTGGTGGCCGCAGGCAGCCGGCGGGTGAGGCTGGTGGGAGCTCTGGGCGCTGCGCCGGGCGCGTGGAGGTCTATTCCGGTGGCACGTGGAGCGCCGTCTGCCAGGAAGGCTGGGAGCTGCGGGACGCCGCCGTTGTCTGccgggagctgggctgtggcacgGCGCTGGAGGCACCGAGCTGGGCGCGCTTCGGTGCCGGCCCGGGGCCGCTGTGGCCGtacatccctgcctgctccgGGAGCGAGGAGTCTCTCTGGGAATGCGGGCGTTCGGAAGGGCGCGAGTGCGGGCGTGGCGGCGGGGCAGGGGCCGTCTGCTCAGGTCAGTGCCGGGCACCCCGGATCGGGGTCCAGCAGAGCCCCCGGGGGGTTGCTGGCCGTGCCGTGACCGCCGTGCACCccttgcagagcagctctccGTGCGGCTGGCGGGCGGCCGCGGGCGCTGCCGCGGgttcctggaggtgtcccaCAACGGCACCTGGGGCCGCGTGTGCGCCAACGGCACCAGCCCCGGCACCGCCAACACCGTCTGCcaacagctgggctgtgggccCCGGGGCTGGCTGTCGGCCGTCCCCGCCCAGCAGCCGGCCCCCGCCTGGCTGGCCTGGGTGGGCTGTGAGGACGGGGCCCGCTCGCTCTGGGGGTGCCCCTCGGCACCCTGGAATCTGCAGAGCTGCGGCCCAGGCGGGGATGCCCACGTGGCTTGTGATGGGGACAGTGATGGCATTGCTGAGACGGACACTACCCCCCATCCCGACGGTGCCACGAGCACAGGTAGCTGTGCCCGTGCCAGCACCCCCAAGACCGGGATGGCTGGGATCGCGCTCCGCTCACTTCTTGCCCGTGTCCCCACACAGGTGTCCGTGGCAGCACAGCCGCAGCGGTGACCGCGGGGACTGTGCCTGTGCCAACTGTCCTGTGCGTGGTGCTGGGGACGCTGCTGTGCGTGGCCCTGGGCGCCCTGGCCGTGCTGCTGTGCCGTGCCCGCGCCTGGCGCCGAGGTGGGTCCTGGCGGGTGGGGGCTGGCACAGACCCGGTTTGGGGGTTCCGGGGCTCCCGCGCTGCGGAACGGCTCAGAAggtgggcagggctgctcccgCTGCCACCCACCCACCTGGCCAGGGCCCCAGGTAAACGCTGCGTCTCGTTCcaggccctggcagagctgcagatgcCGTCTCCAACGCTGTCTACGAGGAGCTGGACTACACCGCGATGCCGGAGTACCAGGAGGTGCCCAGTCGCCCGGGTGGgtgcagcccctgtgccccagctctgcccggAGAGGGggctctgccccacagccccatggcAGCTCAGGGTCCCGGTGGCCCAGCAGTGGCTCCTcgccaggggctgggggtgttCCTCGGTCCCACGGCAGCCCCGCTGTGTGGTGTGAGGTTGCGTCACCCTCGGTGCCGCTTGAGGCCACGCCCAAGGCCCTGTTTCTCCCCTGCAGGTTCCCCGTCAGAGGGGTCGGTGAAGAAGCTGCCCTATTACACCGGCGACAGCGTGGAGGGGAGTGACACCGAGGCAAGCCCAGGTAGGGCCACAGGGCAGGAAGCCAGTGGGGAGTGCTGGGGACATGGCACACACTCGGGCAGGGGAGCTGAGGGGACAAGTCCCCCTCTTGTTAGCGTGTAGCAAGCGTGGCCACTAGCACATCCCCGGTGGCAAGGCCGTTGAGCATGGCAGAGCCAGGGCCGCTGGGTCACTGCCATGGACCCCTGTGCCTGTCCCAGAGCCCCCTGCCCGGCCCGAGCACGGAACCCCGGATGGCTACGACGATGCCCTGGGTGTGCCACAGGagccccctgctcccagcactggggacaTCTCCGAGGGCGTGGCACAGAGGAGGTGGATCTGTGTCCTCCCCACAGGTAAGAGGGCTCACAgctgccctgtcccctctgcagaGGCACTGCATGGCAGGCTTTGGCTGTGGGGGTGGGCAGGGATCCGGCTGCAGATCCATGGGTGCTGCAGCCAGACCCCAGGTGGGGCCTGTCCGGGGGGACACGGAGCCGTCTGCCCCCTGCACCCTTCTGTGCTGTCCCCAAGGTGGGATCTACTCCCCTCCGAGTGCCCCAGGAGCCACCAGGACCCCCTCGGAACAGCCCCCGGTGCACACAGACTATGATGATGTCGGCAGCAGCGCCCTGGGGCCGTCGCCATGAGGATGccgcagccctggggacacgTGTGTGGCGCTGTGCTGGGGCCCTGTCCCCAGGAACGGGTGGCCCTGCCCACAGAGGTCAcccctccctgtgcagcagtgcaggaaaacagctcctgattttctttgatttctgtctgaatttcccttttttcctattaaaacaCAAACTGGTCATAGACTCATACCCATGGCTGGGACCTCACTCTGGGGCTGGCACGTGCGTCCCTGGTACATCAGTCATCTCTCGGGTAGGTGGGGCAGGAACTGGAAGCACAGATGCATCCCTGGGTATGGTGGGCTCAGgggaaagagcagagggaaattGCTTGGATCTGCTGCGGGATCTTTATTTGTCACTGCCAAATGCACACAACTGTTCCCGCCAACACcgaggggaaaaggaagagggcaGGACCCGGAACCCCCGCAGATGCAGCAGGatctgctccctgtgccctACGGGTGGGGCAGGCTCAGACCCACTGACAGCActgagagctgggctgggaatggctctAGTGGCTGCACGGACTTTTCCTAAAGGAGGGGAGGTCTCCTGAAGGAGGGGAGCACCTTCCTGCCCCCCGGCAGGAGCCCGCGGTGGCAGGGCAGCCGGGCCATGGCCCCTGCCTGTGGCACGTCATGCTCCAGGAGGTTCCCGATCTTCAGGGTGGGGTGCAGTGCCCGGAGGGTGTCCActtcctgcagcagggcctgACTGAAGCCGTCCACGCTCAGCCTGGCCATGGAGGAtgcaggaaaagaggagaaggTGTTATGGGAGGGCGGTGTTGAAGCAGCTGGGATGCCGGTGCGCCCCTGCCTGTCAGGCAGCATCCACTGCCCAGCTCGGGGATGCCGGGCATGGAAGGAGCCATGGCAGGGCCCTCACCCCAGGCTCCGCAGAAGGCAGGCGGGATGCcgcagctgctggaagagctgcaggatgcCGTGGGCTCCCAGCTCGTTGTCACTCAGGTCCAGGCAGGTGAGACGGggcccctgcagcagctgcgCGGCCAGGGCTTGGCAGCAGGCGCCCGACAGCCGGCAGCTGCCCAGCCTGTGGGGCCGAGGGAAACAGGGAAGGAGCGCTTTGGCCTCAGGTTggtgagctgctccaggtgggaaggagagagctCTGGATAGGAAGGAGGAAGCAGTGGCCCATCCCACAGCCCATTACCGGAGTGTCTGCAGTGGGCAGGCACAGTGCTGGAGCccctcacacagcagctccacGCCAGCATCACGCAGCCCCTCACTGAAGGACAaatccagctcctccaggtATGTActggtgcccagcacagcagcaagatCCTCACAGCAGGCGCTGGTGATGCGGGAATACCGAAGCCTGATGGGAACCCCCAGGAAAGACCTTCAGAGCCGCCCGAGTGCCCTCAGTGCCACCCCACCATGGTGGTGGACCCCACCCTGGTGCCACAACCTTGGAGCTCCTTGCCCTGGGAGAGTGGGACAGAGGCACAATGCCGCCCCAGAGGGACCCTTTGGGGCACCTCCCCAGCTCTCATGTCCACGCTGTGCGAGATGCCCGAGGGATGCCGGGGGGTGCTCACCGCAGAACACGCAGGCGGCAGCCTGGAGTCCGCAGCCCCTCACAGAGCAGGCGCACGCTGCTGTCACCCAGCGAGCTGTCACCCAGCTCCAGCCGGGCCAGGCCAGGGtgctctgccagcagtgccGCCAGCTCCGCGCAGCAGCTCTCGGACAGCCGGCACCACTGCAGCCTGCGGGAGAGCATGGAGAACGGGGGCTCAGCACACCTGTCCCGGCTGCTCACCTGCCCTCAAACCCGAGGGACAACACCCACCCCCAGGTAAACGGGGTGCGGCCTCCCCCTGGCCACTTGcccgtgtccccagggcagcaccCACCCACTCACCCGCTGCACTGCAGTTCGGGTgcccccacacacaccccaggTTCTGGCCCCGGTGTGGGCTCCGCGCGCGTCTCTCACCGGAGCACCCGCAGGGCACTGCCCCGGTGCCGCAGCGCCCGGCAGAGAAGGTGTAtggggcagggcagctcctcccgccgccgccgcacgGCGAGGACACCGGGATGTCCTCCGGCTCCCGAGACTCCCGAGCTGCAGGGGAACAGAGCCGCGGGCACGCGCAGCCCTCAGCGGTGCCGGGAGCTCCCGGCTCCGACACCGGCACACAACCCCTCCCACCCCGAGCAGAGCCTCCAGCGCAAGGGAGGGCTCCTCAGGAGGGACCTTTGTGGCTTTGGAGGTGTGAAGGATCTCGAGCATTGCCGCTGGAGTCCCCCGGGGCAATGTAAGGTGAACCACAGGGTGCAGTTAGAGTTCCAGCACCGGGTATCTCCCTTTGCGAGGGAGAAGAGGGACGAGAAGTCAGAGTGACACCTGGGCACAGGTGGGCCTGGCCAGGTCGAGCCAAGAAGCTCCATCACCATCAATCCCATAGTGGGCAACGGATGGAGGAGCCCACGTGTTCTTTATTCTCcccaaaaatattaaatcctCTGCCGAGGAACTAAACACCCAGGGAAAGGCCAAGCTGGTATTTGGGAGGGAGGAGctgaaacagctttaaaatcaTCCTTTggggcagagaaggagaaatcTTTGCAGTTTTGGGTAATTAAAGAAAGGAGAGGCAGGACTTACCAAGGCATCGACgcatccagctctgcctcaggaTCCTGCCAGTGGAAGGAGCATCCCTGGAGGGTGACgcagcccagcccatcccagtgctggatgcagaaggaaagagcCATCTGGTCGTACAGGGTCAGCTTGGTGTCCTGCAAGTCCAGGTCAGTGAAATGACCCAAAGCACTTTGCACAAAACTCTTCTCGTTCATCTCGAACAAGAAGTGGAAAGTGTCCATCTCTGAAACCTTCAGTGcttggccaggctgggagaggccTCTGTGCCTCCCCTGAAGCCACTTtagcagctcttccctggcttGTGGTGAAATTCTGCACCCAATGGTTTTGTCCATGTACTCTACGGATTTTTGGCTGACCAGACCAAAGAGGAATCGCACTGTTACGTTCAAATCCTTCCTGGACTTGCTGTAGCTTTCTAACAATTTATTTACATCCTTCTCAAGCCTCCCCAAGCTGCTGACCATTTCCCCATCATCCTCCAGAACATAAAACATTGCTGCAAAAAACTCCTGGAGATGCAGGTGAGTGAAGGCATAGACACTCCCAtggtcttctccttcctttggGATCCTTTCATTGAGGAAGAAGGGGAGAAGACCTGGCTGGTCCAAGCCACAGTCTTTGATTTCCTTCTCCTCAAAGAAGACCTTGTGCTTCCAGATGCCGTCAGCAGCCAAGGAGCAAAGCTGGAGTAGGAACTGCTGGAGGACCTGTGGattgtccctgtccctgtgcttcAGTAACTGGGAGAGGTAGAACATCATCATCCCTGTGGTGGCTTTGGAGCACTCAAGGAGGTTTTTTGTCCCACAAAGCTCTTGTTCAAGGATGGTGCAGACGGTCCAGCTCATAACAGGGATGACACACAAGCTGTAGAGGATCTGGTTGCCTCTGGCAAACCTGAATGCCATGTCTCCTTTGTTGGAGTTCTCAAAATACCTGTGGAAATACtcctccctcctggctgccGAAAATCCCAGTATCTCCACGTAATGCTCACCCTCCAGGCACTGCCCCAGGCTTCCAAGAGCAGTTGGCCTTGTGGTGATGAGCAAAGAGGCCTCGGGGAGCACAGTCTTCTTCAACAAGCTCAGCAGGGTGAGCTCCAGCGGCTTCACCTCCCTGGGGtcagagctcagctcagcttCAGGCTGAACCAAGGGAAACCCCAGGGCCTCGAAGCCATCAAAAATGAACAGGATCTTCTTCTGGTCATCCAGGATCTTCCCAGCTGGCACTCGCAGGCCAGGACAGCACTGTGAAACCAGGTCTGCCACGCTGGCTTCCATGGGAAGGGTGATGGCTTTGCAGTCAACGCAGAAGACAAAGTCAAAATGCGTGTGGAGCGTCCCTTCTCCCCACTCCACCATCACCTTCCTGACCATCATCGTCTTCCCCATCCCCGGGGCCCCCACCAGCACCACGACCTGCGGGGTTTGCCCATCTCCACTGGGTTCAAACAGCGTGGTGGTGACGGccatggctgctctgctgccgGCGTTGGCACATCCCTGGCTGGTTCCCACTGCTCCATCCTTGGCTCCGTGCTTGCTCCAAGCTTCCCTGGTGATGGTCAAGGTGGTGAAGTGTCTGTGGAAGGACGGGCTCTCCCTGGGACGGGCGCCCAGCTCCCTGTCCTGGCGGGACTCCCGGACCATGTGCTCTCTGCTGTTCCGCCTGTGCTCTGTGCCAATGAGGAGCAGGGTCAGTGCCAAGCCCAGACAGATTCCCCACCAGCCCACCCACACTCCCGACACATCAGCAGCCACTTACTCCAATTCTCAGGGCTTTCCTAAGTCTAGCTGGGGCAATAAGGACATAATTTGTGAGGATTTGGGGACTCTGGATCGTTGGGGGCTCTTTTTCCAGGTTCTGATCCTGATCTATCAACTCTTGTTTTATCATCCTCATCCACCTGGGAGCAAATGCGACTGCCTGAGGCTGCCCACAGCCTCTGACTCATGCTCCAGGGGACAAAGGCACTGGGCTCCACAGCACAGATCTCCACAGAGATATCCTTAATCCCATCCCAAGAGGAAAAGATCTGCTCAGCTGGCTGCCAAAAAATGCTGAGAGCACTTCATGCTCTGTGCTTTAaagtcacttccaacccaaaccattctgtgactgcATGATTTTAAACAACATATTAATTGAGGAATTACAAGCCCATGTAATTCACTGCAGGGATGAGCTGCCTGGACAGAGCTGGTGACCCTGTCCCCCTGCACTGCTTCAATTAGGAGTGCCCAGGACTGAACTCAGAGCCCAGGCCCATGCAAGCTGGTGGGGAGGCTCCAGGTGAGGCTGCTCAGCATTCCAGGCTATTAATAGTCCCCcaggggaagcagggctgggattttcACTGCA from Corvus cornix cornix isolate S_Up_H32 chromosome 5, ASM73873v5, whole genome shotgun sequence encodes:
- the LOC104684624 gene encoding LOW QUALITY PROTEIN: NACHT, LRR and PYD domains-containing protein 12-like (The sequence of the model RefSeq protein was modified relative to this genomic sequence to represent the inferred CDS: inserted 1 base in 1 codon), which gives rise to MLLPLLPPSSPVSGTWPAPLPCAPSPPASGALLRHPGPLLPAGPARIGGKGSARAGXAQPAKAAAEAAEHRRNSREHMVRESRQDRELGARPRESPSFHRHFTTLTITREAWSKHGAKDGAVGTSQGCANAGSRAAMAVTTTLFEPSGDGQTPQVVVLVGAPGMGKTMMVRKVMVEWGEGTLHTHFDFVFCVDCKAITLPMEASVADLVSQCCPGLRVPAGKILDDQKKILFIFDGFEALGFPLVQPEAELSSDPREVKPLELTLLSLLKKTVLPEASLLITTRPTALGSLGQCLEGEHYVEILGFSAARREEYFHRYFENSNKGDMAFRFARGNQILYSLCVIPVMSWTVCTILEQELCGTKNLLECSKATTGMMMFYLSQLLKHRDRDNPQVLQQFLLQLCSLAADGIWKHKVFFEEKEIKDCGLDQPGLLPFFLNERIPKEGEDHGSVYAFTHLHLQEFFAAMFYVLEDDGEMVSSLGRLEKDVNKLLESYSKSRKDLNVTVRFLFGLVSQKSVEYMDKTIGCRISPQAREELLKWLQGRHRGLSQPGQALKVSEMDTFHFLFEMNEKSFVQSALGHFTDLDLQDTKLTLYDQMALSFCIQHWDGLGCVTLQGCSFHWQDPEAELDASMPCSGVSGAGGHPGVLAVRRRREELPCPIHLLCRALRHRGSALRVLRLQWCRLSESCCAELAALLAEHPGLARLELGDSSLGDSSVRLLCEGLRTPGCRLRVLRLRYSRITSACCEDLAAVLGTSTYLEELDLSFSEGLRDAGVELLCEGLQHCACPLQTLRLGSCRLSGACCQALAAQLLQGPRLTCLDLSDNELGAHGILQLFQQLRHPACLLRSLGLSVDGFSQALLQEVDTLRALHPTLKIGNLLEHDVPQAGAMARLPCHRGLLPGGRKVLPSFRRPPLL